A region of Patescibacteria group bacterium DNA encodes the following proteins:
- the mnmA gene encoding tRNA 2-thiouridine(34) synthase MnmA, whose translation MNKKQRKTIVVGMSGGVDSSVAAALLVAAGHNVIGAFMKNWSDTKDPLTGACAWRTERRDAEAVAAHLGIPFHTFDFEREYREAVVEYLFREYAAGRTPNPDVLCNKYVKFNFFLKEALKLGADLIATGHYARVRQRAGRVELLAGSDPNKDQSYFLHQLSQEQLERVVFPVGGILKPEVRRLAREFGLPTADKKDSQGICFVGKVDLKTFLGRRLPERPGVIITMEGEVVGRHKGMAPFTIGQRHGLDLGGGDPYFVVEKDPLRNTVVVARGAAHPALFAKLLLAGDEHWISGRAPRLPLRCEARIRYRQPLQRAEVRRVESGGLLVRFAAPQRAVTPGQFVAFYRGEICLGGAVINSSLTAPAR comes from the coding sequence ATGAACAAGAAACAGCGCAAAACCATAGTGGTCGGTATGTCCGGCGGCGTTGATTCCAGCGTCGCCGCCGCTTTGCTCGTGGCCGCGGGTCATAATGTCATCGGCGCGTTCATGAAGAATTGGTCCGACACCAAGGATCCGCTGACCGGCGCTTGCGCCTGGCGGACCGAACGCCGCGACGCCGAAGCCGTGGCCGCGCATCTCGGCATCCCGTTCCACACTTTTGATTTCGAGCGCGAATATCGCGAGGCCGTGGTCGAATATCTGTTCCGCGAATACGCCGCCGGCCGCACGCCGAATCCCGACGTCCTCTGTAACAAGTACGTCAAGTTCAATTTTTTCCTGAAGGAAGCGCTGAAGCTCGGCGCGGATCTCATCGCTACCGGTCATTACGCCCGCGTGCGGCAGCGTGCCGGCCGGGTCGAACTCCTGGCCGGATCGGATCCCAATAAAGATCAATCATATTTTTTGCATCAGCTGAGCCAGGAGCAATTGGAGCGCGTCGTCTTTCCGGTCGGCGGCATCCTGAAACCGGAAGTGCGCCGCTTGGCGCGCGAGTTCGGTCTGCCCACGGCTGACAAAAAAGACAGCCAGGGCATCTGTTTCGTCGGCAAGGTCGATCTCAAGACCTTTCTTGGCCGCCGGTTGCCGGAACGCCCGGGTGTCATCATCACCATGGAGGGCGAGGTCGTCGGGCGGCATAAAGGCATGGCGCCTTTCACCATCGGCCAGCGCCACGGGCTGGATCTCGGTGGCGGCGATCCATATTTCGTCGTCGAGAAGGATCCGCTCCGCAACACCGTCGTCGTCGCCCGCGGCGCGGCACATCCGGCGCTGTTCGCCAAGCTGCTCTTGGCCGGCGACGAACATTGGATCTCTGGCCGCGCGCCGCGTCTGCCTTTGCGCTGCGAAGCCCGCATCCGTTACCGCCAGCCGCTGCAGCGGGCCGAAGTCCGGCGCGTCGAATCCGGCGGCTTGCTCGTCAGATTCGCGGCCCCGCAGCGCGCGGTCACGCCCGGCCAGTTCGTCGCATTCTATCGCGGCGAGATCTGTCTCGGCGGCGCCGTCATCAATTCATCATTGACCGCGCCCGCGCGATGA
- a CDS encoding alanine--tRNA ligase — translation MTANEIREKYLDFFRQRGHAVIPSASLIPENDPTVLFTTAGMHPLVPYLLGEPHPMGKRLTDAQKCIRTGDIDEVGDNRHLTFFEMLGNWSLGDYFKKEAIAWSFEFLTGSDWLKLDPQRLYVSFFEGDAVAPRDDESAEIWCQQFATAGIDARIGERIFAYPKAKNWWGPAGQTGPCGPDTEMFYDTLNLADPKEHALGWASKEPCHPNCDCGRYVEIWNDVFMQFNKNAEGKFEPLAKPNVDTGMGLERTTMILQSVPTVFDTEMFQPLFAEIESRCGKKYGSDAETTRMMRIIADHAKAATFIIGDPRGVGPSNVDQGYIVRRLIRRAVRFGRSLGIEGYFVTDLARKVIELYAGAYSELATNSDRVIQELSAEEEKFSHTLQRGAEEVTRLMVRHNLKNMGSPGVQSTSITGKEAFYLYESFGFPKEITEEIIGDKIDQNEWDAEMKKHQDLSRAGAEQKFSGGLADHSEDVVRLHTATHMLHAALRQVLGDHVEQRGSNITAERLRFDFSHPQKLTPDELKKVEAIVNEKIAADLPVTFAMMTVDEAKAAGSIGLFEDKYSKLGNKVKVYTVGDDAHGVYSREICGGPHAERTSQLVSFKILKEEASSAGIRRIKAVVGQAA, via the coding sequence ATGACCGCCAACGAGATCCGCGAAAAATATCTGGATTTCTTCCGCCAGCGCGGCCATGCCGTGATTCCGTCCGCGTCGCTCATCCCGGAGAATGATCCGACAGTGCTCTTCACGACCGCCGGCATGCACCCGCTCGTCCCGTATCTTTTGGGCGAACCGCACCCCATGGGCAAACGCCTCACGGACGCGCAGAAGTGCATCCGCACCGGCGACATCGACGAAGTGGGGGATAATCGCCATCTGACCTTCTTCGAGATGCTCGGCAACTGGTCCTTAGGCGACTATTTCAAGAAAGAAGCCATTGCCTGGAGCTTCGAGTTCCTGACGGGTTCGGACTGGCTCAAGCTTGATCCGCAGCGTCTTTACGTCAGTTTTTTCGAAGGCGACGCCGTGGCGCCGCGCGACGACGAGTCGGCGGAGATCTGGTGCCAGCAATTCGCCACGGCCGGCATCGACGCCAGGATCGGCGAGCGCATTTTTGCCTATCCCAAAGCCAAGAATTGGTGGGGTCCGGCCGGTCAGACCGGTCCGTGCGGTCCGGACACCGAGATGTTCTACGACACGCTGAACCTCGCCGATCCCAAGGAGCACGCGCTGGGCTGGGCTAGCAAAGAACCCTGCCACCCGAACTGCGACTGCGGCCGCTACGTCGAGATCTGGAACGATGTCTTCATGCAGTTCAACAAGAATGCGGAGGGTAAATTCGAGCCGCTCGCGAAACCGAATGTCGATACCGGCATGGGCCTGGAGCGCACGACGATGATCCTGCAGAGCGTGCCGACGGTCTTCGATACGGAAATGTTCCAGCCGTTGTTCGCCGAGATCGAGTCCCGTTGCGGTAAGAAGTACGGCAGTGACGCCGAAACCACGCGCATGATGCGCATCATCGCCGACCACGCCAAAGCCGCGACCTTCATCATCGGCGACCCGCGCGGCGTCGGTCCCTCGAACGTCGACCAGGGCTACATCGTGCGTCGGCTCATCCGCCGCGCCGTGCGTTTCGGCCGCAGTCTCGGCATCGAGGGATACTTCGTGACCGATCTCGCTCGCAAGGTCATCGAGTTGTACGCCGGGGCCTATTCCGAACTGGCGACGAATTCCGACCGCGTCATTCAGGAGCTTTCCGCCGAGGAGGAGAAGTTCAGCCACACGCTTCAGCGCGGCGCCGAAGAAGTGACTAGATTGATGGTCAGGCACAACCTCAAGAATATGGGGTCTCCCGGCGTTCAGTCGACTTCGATTACCGGTAAAGAAGCGTTTTATTTGTACGAATCATTCGGTTTCCCGAAAGAGATCACTGAAGAGATCATCGGCGATAAGATCGATCAGAACGAATGGGACGCTGAGATGAAGAAACATCAGGACCTCTCTCGCGCCGGCGCCGAACAGAAATTCTCCGGCGGCCTCGCGGACCACTCCGAGGATGTCGTTCGGCTGCATACCGCGACCCACATGCTGCACGCCGCGCTCCGCCAGGTGCTCGGCGATCATGTCGAGCAGCGCGGTTCGAACATCACCGCCGAACGTCTGCGTTTCGATTTTTCGCACCCGCAGAAGCTGACGCCCGACGAATTGAAAAAAGTTGAAGCGATCGTCAACGAGAAGATCGCCGCCGACCTGCCGGTGACGTTCGCCATGATGACGGTCGATGAAGCCAAAGCCGCGGGTTCGATCGGCCTCTTCGAAGACAAATATTCCAAGCTCGGCAACAAAGTGAAAGTCTACACCGTCGGCGACGATGCCCATGGCGTCTATTCGCGCGAGATCTGCGGCGGCCCGCACGCCGAGCGCACGAGCCAGCTCGTCTCTTTCAAGATCCTCAAAGAAGAAGCTTCTTCGGCCGGCATCCGCCGCATCAAAGCCGTCGTCGGCCAAGCCGCTTGA
- the infA gene encoding translation initiation factor IF-1 encodes MHGVIEECLPAASFRVRLDNGQVILGHLSGKMRMNRIRLLPGDEVKVEMTPYDLTKGRIVYRY; translated from the coding sequence ATGCACGGGGTGATCGAGGAGTGTCTCCCGGCCGCTTCTTTCCGGGTCCGCCTGGACAACGGCCAAGTGATCCTCGGACATCTGTCGGGCAAAATGAGAATGAACCGCATCCGTCTGCTTCCTGGCGACGAGGTCAAGGTCGAAATGACTCCCTACGACCTCACCAAGGGTCGGATCGTTTACCGGTATTGA
- the rpmJ gene encoding 50S ribosomal protein L36, with protein sequence MKVRASVKKICRNCKVIRRFNRLYVICKTAKHKQRQG encoded by the coding sequence ATGAAAGTCAGGGCTTCTGTCAAGAAAATCTGCCGCAACTGCAAGGTCATCCGAAGGTTCAATCGCCTTTACGTCATTTGTAAAACCGCGAAGCATAAGCAACGTCAGGGCTAA
- the rpsM gene encoding 30S ribosomal protein S13: MAARIAGITLPNKHIEIALTYIYGIGRSRAQKILKQMKIKLTTRANDLTADEVNRLREEIEKNYKIEGELRRDVQANVKRLKEINSYRGSRHAKGLPARGQRTKTNSRTVRGNVRRTMGSGRSKLTKT; the protein is encoded by the coding sequence ATGGCTGCTCGTATCGCCGGCATCACTCTGCCCAACAAACACATCGAGATCGCGCTGACCTACATTTATGGTATCGGCCGTTCTCGCGCTCAGAAGATCCTGAAACAGATGAAGATCAAGTTGACCACCCGCGCCAACGATCTGACCGCCGACGAGGTCAACCGGCTGCGCGAGGAGATCGAGAAGAACTACAAGATCGAGGGCGAGTTGCGCCGCGATGTCCAGGCCAACGTCAAGCGCCTGAAAGAGATCAATTCCTACCGCGGCAGCCGCCACGCCAAGGGTCTGCCCGCTCGCGGCCAGCGCACCAAGACCAACTCCCGCACCGTGCGCGGCAATGTCCGCCGGACGATGGGTTCGGGCCGCTCCAAACTCACCAAGACCTAA
- the rpsK gene encoding 30S ribosomal protein S11, whose translation MEDVKKNDPKAAETAAPAGADKAADAAKTKGRSRRRKAVRQVSSGRAYVHASYNNTIVTVTDANGNVLGWSSAGKVGFKGPKKATPYAASVIVKDLIDRIRDTGLKEVNVFVCGIGSGREASVRALHANGINVLAIKDMTPIPHNGCRAPKPRRI comes from the coding sequence ATGGAAGACGTCAAGAAAAACGATCCCAAGGCTGCGGAGACTGCCGCCCCGGCCGGAGCCGACAAGGCCGCTGATGCCGCCAAGACGAAAGGCCGGAGCCGCCGCCGCAAGGCTGTGCGTCAGGTCTCGAGCGGCCGCGCCTACGTCCACGCTTCTTACAACAACACCATCGTTACCGTGACCGATGCGAACGGCAATGTCCTCGGCTGGTCGAGCGCTGGCAAGGTCGGTTTCAAGGGTCCCAAGAAGGCGACCCCGTACGCCGCGAGCGTGATCGTCAAGGATCTCATCGACCGCATCCGCGACACCGGCCTCAAGGAAGTCAACGTCTTCGTCTGCGGCATCGGTTCCGGCCGCGAAGCCTCGGTCCGCGCGCTGCATGCCAACGGCATCAACGTGCTCGCGATCAAGGATATGACCCCGATCCCACATAACGGCTGCCGCGCGCCTAAGCCGCGCCGCATCTAG
- the rpsD gene encoding 30S ribosomal protein S4: protein MSRRLESKCKMCRREGEKLFLRGDKCNTAHCPIVRRNFKPGVHGPTSRPRPTPYGIQLREKQKVKEIYGIQERQFRNYFLKAKRKIGNTASFMVQMLEMRLDNVVFRLGFGRARSLARQLVSHGHIRVNNKRVTVASYQVKPGDVITYGDRIKKSKLVSADLARIEKHQTPGWLNLDAKELTGKVLNRPEGEDLKQNFDPTKIVEFYSR, encoded by the coding sequence ATGTCTAGGAGACTCGAATCCAAATGCAAGATGTGCCGGCGGGAGGGCGAGAAGCTTTTCCTTCGCGGCGACAAATGTAACACGGCGCACTGTCCGATCGTGCGGCGCAATTTCAAGCCGGGCGTTCATGGCCCGACCTCGCGCCCGCGGCCGACTCCGTACGGCATCCAGCTGCGCGAGAAGCAGAAGGTCAAGGAGATCTACGGCATCCAGGAGCGCCAGTTCCGGAATTATTTCCTCAAGGCCAAGCGCAAGATCGGCAACACGGCCAGTTTCATGGTCCAGATGCTCGAGATGCGGTTGGACAACGTCGTTTTCCGCCTTGGTTTCGGCCGCGCCCGTTCGCTGGCTCGTCAGCTCGTGAGCCATGGCCACATCCGGGTCAACAACAAGCGCGTCACCGTGGCCTCCTATCAGGTGAAGCCCGGCGACGTCATCACTTACGGCGACCGCATCAAGAAGAGCAAGCTCGTGAGCGCTGATCTGGCCCGCATCGAGAAGCATCAGACGCCGGGTTGGCTCAATCTCGACGCCAAAGAACTGACTGGCAAGGTCCTGAACCGCCCGGAAGGCGAGGATTTGAAGCAGAATTTCGACCCGACCAAGATAGTCGAGTTCTACTCCAGATAA
- a CDS encoding DNA-directed RNA polymerase subunit alpha has product MEDLLLPSKVEIIPGKTEREAVLVVEPCFHGYGTTIGNALRRVMLSSLPGAAVTAIKIKGVQHEFSSIPGVKEDTLEVVLNMKALRLRLFGEGPVRLRLYAKGATEVTAADIEGNSDVEIVNPDLHIATLTDKKSEFEMEIIVGKGRGYTTTEERSKEKAELGVIAIDSIFSPVREVGYRVENVRVGRITNFDKLVMDIETDGTMMPSEAVDRSVRILIDHFTLILNRGTVVEPALPELAAEVAPIEAAEAVEVAAPAEVEETEESDEDKKDKKAKAPKKAKKAAKKK; this is encoded by the coding sequence ATGGAAGACTTATTGCTTCCTTCTAAGGTCGAGATCATCCCCGGCAAGACCGAACGCGAAGCCGTGCTCGTCGTCGAGCCGTGTTTCCACGGTTACGGCACCACCATCGGCAACGCTCTGCGCCGCGTGATGCTGTCGTCACTCCCGGGCGCCGCCGTCACCGCCATCAAGATCAAGGGCGTCCAGCACGAGTTTTCGTCCATTCCCGGCGTCAAAGAGGACACGCTCGAGGTCGTCCTGAACATGAAGGCTCTGCGTTTGCGCCTGTTCGGCGAGGGCCCGGTCCGTCTGCGCCTCTACGCCAAGGGCGCGACCGAAGTCACGGCCGCCGACATCGAAGGCAATTCCGACGTCGAGATCGTCAATCCTGATCTGCACATCGCCACCCTGACCGACAAGAAGTCCGAGTTCGAGATGGAGATCATCGTCGGCAAGGGCCGCGGCTACACCACCACCGAGGAGCGCAGCAAGGAGAAGGCCGAGCTCGGCGTCATCGCCATCGATTCCATCTTCTCGCCGGTGCGCGAGGTCGGCTATCGCGTGGAGAACGTCCGCGTCGGCCGCATCACCAACTTCGACAAGCTGGTCATGGACATCGAGACTGACGGTACGATGATGCCGTCCGAGGCCGTCGATCGCTCGGTGCGCATCCTGATCGACCATTTCACCCTGATCCTGAACCGCGGTACGGTCGTTGAGCCGGCTCTGCCGGAACTCGCCGCCGAGGTTGCGCCGATCGAAGCCGCGGAAGCGGTCGAGGTCGCCGCTCCGGCCGAGGTCGAAGAGACCGAGGAGTCGGATGAGGATAAGAAAGATAAGAAGGCCAAGGCCCCCAAGAAGGCCAAGAAGGCCGCCAAGAAAAAATAG
- the rplQ gene encoding 50S ribosomal protein L17 → MRHRNTGKILDRKIGPRKALLKGLATSLILYEKIKTTKAKAKAVRPLVEKLITSGKVGGVAARRALQQSLTSENAAKKVVEELAPRYKDRKGGYLRITTLGRRQGDAAEMVQIELV, encoded by the coding sequence ATGCGTCATCGGAATACCGGAAAGATCCTCGACAGGAAGATCGGGCCGCGCAAAGCGTTGCTGAAGGGCTTGGCGACCAGTTTGATCCTGTACGAAAAGATCAAGACCACCAAGGCCAAAGCCAAAGCGGTCCGACCTCTCGTGGAGAAGCTGATCACCTCGGGCAAAGTCGGCGGCGTGGCCGCGCGGCGCGCCCTGCAACAGTCGCTCACGAGCGAGAACGCCGCTAAGAAGGTCGTCGAAGAGCTCGCTCCGCGCTATAAGGACCGCAAGGGCGGTTATCTGCGCATCACGACGCTGGGTCGCCGCCAGGGCGACGCGGCCGAGATGGTCCAGATCGAACTCGTCTAG
- the rplM gene encoding 50S ribosomal protein L13 yields MARTTVKKSKTVTLDAAGQSVGRLATEVSQLLQGKRDPGYEPRIDSGVAVEVKNISKLKFTGKKLDQKIYYHYSGYPGGMRERQLKDVLARSPAEVLRRTVWNMLPKNRQRKDRMKRLTVAKE; encoded by the coding sequence ATGGCACGCACTACCGTCAAAAAGAGCAAGACCGTCACCCTCGACGCCGCCGGCCAGAGCGTCGGCCGCCTCGCGACCGAAGTTTCGCAGCTGCTTCAGGGTAAGCGGGATCCGGGCTACGAGCCGCGGATCGATTCCGGCGTCGCGGTCGAGGTCAAGAATATCAGCAAGCTGAAGTTCACCGGCAAGAAGCTGGACCAGAAGATCTATTATCATTACTCCGGCTACCCGGGCGGCATGCGGGAGCGTCAGCTCAAGGATGTGCTCGCCAGGAGCCCGGCCGAGGTGCTGCGCCGGACCGTCTGGAACATGCTGCCGAAGAATCGCCAGCGCAAGGACCGGATGAAGCGGCTCACGGTCGCTAAAGAGTAG
- the rpsI gene encoding 30S ribosomal protein S9 translates to MYALGRRKRATVQARLYSNGKGEIKVNGKPLKEYFTTDVLQSTVMAPLKAVGLDDKVNIDLKAIGGGMAAQAGAARHGISRTLVKMNEEFRKTLKPMGFMTRDPREKERKKYGLKKARKGPQWAKR, encoded by the coding sequence ATCTACGCCCTGGGTCGCCGCAAGCGCGCCACCGTTCAGGCTAGACTGTATTCGAACGGCAAGGGCGAGATCAAAGTGAACGGCAAACCTTTGAAGGAATATTTCACCACCGACGTTCTGCAGAGCACGGTCATGGCCCCGCTCAAGGCTGTCGGCCTTGATGACAAGGTCAATATCGATCTCAAGGCCATCGGCGGCGGCATGGCCGCCCAGGCCGGAGCCGCCCGGCACGGCATTTCGCGGACGCTCGTGAAGATGAACGAGGAGTTCCGCAAGACCCTGAAACCGATGGGCTTCATGACTCGCGATCCGCGCGAGAAGGAGCGCAAGAAGTACGGTTTGAAGAAAGCGCGCAAAGGACCGCAGTGGGCCAAGCGCTAA
- a CDS encoding leucine-rich repeat domain-containing protein, whose protein sequence is MNKNIALLVMAAALVLVGAGCGKTTTMISGDQAASRDQVVRTAAFLDLSNQGLTKVPADVFGRTGLEVLDLSNNRLTGAIPAEIRLLQKLKTLNLSNNEMTGLPAEVGQLRDLEVLDLSNNQLTGLPNELRNLSKLRTLNLAGNPYSAADLEYIRQGLPNAVIIIK, encoded by the coding sequence ATGAATAAGAATATCGCGCTCCTGGTCATGGCCGCGGCTTTGGTGCTCGTGGGAGCCGGGTGCGGCAAGACGACGACGATGATTTCCGGCGACCAGGCCGCGTCAAGAGACCAGGTCGTCCGGACCGCCGCTTTTCTGGATCTGAGCAATCAGGGCCTGACCAAGGTGCCGGCCGATGTCTTCGGTCGGACCGGGTTGGAGGTGCTCGACCTGTCGAATAATCGTCTGACCGGGGCCATTCCCGCGGAGATCAGGCTGCTGCAAAAATTGAAGACGCTGAATCTGAGCAACAATGAGATGACCGGCCTACCGGCCGAAGTCGGACAATTGCGCGACCTAGAGGTGCTGGATCTGTCCAATAACCAGTTGACGGGTTTGCCGAACGAACTCCGCAACCTGTCGAAACTGCGGACCTTGAATCTCGCCGGAAATCCTTATTCCGCGGCTGATCTCGAGTACATCCGGCAAGGCTTGCCGAACGCCGTGATCATCATCAAGTGA
- a CDS encoding NAD(P)H-dependent oxidoreductase, with the protein MHDIIEALNWRYATKIYDPKKKLSTEKFEILLEALRLSPSSYGLQPWKFVVVRDPAVRARLRVAGYDQSSFTDASHLVILAVRRDLDGAYVEEYIRSMAVARGLAPEALKGPRNQIRDILRGRSPESILEWSTRQVYVALGVLLTAAGHEQIDATPLEGFDAKKFDEILGFKELDLESRLAVALGYRSPEDKHAAEAKVRFPKEKVVIEING; encoded by the coding sequence ATGCATGACATCATCGAAGCGCTGAACTGGCGCTACGCGACCAAGATCTACGATCCTAAGAAGAAGTTGTCGACTGAAAAGTTCGAGATACTGCTCGAAGCCTTGCGATTGTCCCCGTCATCGTACGGCCTCCAGCCCTGGAAGTTCGTCGTCGTACGCGATCCGGCCGTCCGGGCTAGGCTTCGCGTGGCCGGATATGACCAGTCGTCGTTCACGGATGCCTCGCATTTGGTCATCCTGGCGGTCCGCCGCGATCTCGATGGTGCGTACGTCGAGGAATACATCCGTTCCATGGCCGTCGCTCGCGGACTCGCGCCCGAAGCCTTGAAGGGTCCACGCAATCAGATACGAGACATCCTACGGGGCCGCTCTCCGGAGTCGATCCTGGAATGGTCCACCCGCCAGGTCTACGTCGCCCTCGGCGTCCTTCTGACTGCGGCCGGTCATGAACAGATTGACGCGACCCCGCTAGAGGGCTTCGACGCCAAGAAATTCGACGAGATCCTCGGATTCAAGGAGCTGGACCTCGAGTCGCGGCTCGCGGTCGCTTTGGGCTACCGTTCGCCGGAGGATAAACACGCGGCCGAGGCCAAAGTCCGTTTCCCGAA